The Chryseobacterium sp. G0186 genome includes the window AGCTGGTAGGTAAACTCTGTGAAGCTCATCCCGTCGGCACCTCCGTCTCCCGAGAATCTCTTCTTTACAGAATCTTTGGCCATCATATAGTTAACCGTAATATTCTTTCCGATGTTTTTAGCAAAATCAAGGAATGAAATATTCTTCATCCAGTCATAGTTGTTAACCAACTCAGCTTTATTAGGCTCATTACCATTAAAATTCAAGAATTTTGAAAGCTGGTTTTTTAAACAGTCTACATAATGTAAAAGAGTTTCCTCATCCAAAAGATTTCTTTCTGCTGATTTTCCGGATGGGTCTCCAATCATTCCTGTAGCACCTCCTACAAGGGCAATAGGTTTATGACCGTGCTGCTGAAAGTGAGCAAGGATTTTTATCTGAATAAGACTTCCGATATGTAAAGAATCGGCAGTTGGATCAAAACCAATATATGCAGTAGTTACCTCTTTATTCAGTTGTTCATCGGTTCCGGGCATCATATCAGCAAATAGACCACGCCATTTCAGTTCTTCTATAAAGGAATTCATTGATTTTTTACTTTAAAATTTTAAGTTGCAAAGATAGTAAATTAAGAAGTATCAAAGGCAAAAGGGTGAAAAAGCAAATTTATGGAACATCTTTGGCTGTATCTTAAAGGAATAGACTCGAATTCACCTGCCTTATTGTAATTCTGCGCTAAATAATTTATATTTGTTACTAATGAATGACGAACAGCTATTTCTGCTCATCCAAAAGGCCAAGGAGAAAGACCAAAAGGCCCAGACGAAACTCATCAATGTTTTTTGGGTGGATGTTTTTTCCTTTGTAATGAAGAAAGTAAAAGATGAAAATGATGCCGATGAAATTACTGTAAATGTTTTTTCCAAGGTATTGTCAAAATTAGATATGTTCGATCCACATTTCCAGTTTAAAACATGGATTTTAACCATCGCTCAAAATACGGTTATTGATTTTTGGAGAAAGAAGAACCGAGAAAACGAGGATGCCGTTGAAAATCTTGATGAGGTGAAAAATCAATATGCAAAATCTCCTGAAGAATTACTGATTTCCGAAGAAGAACAAAAAAAGATTATTAAAACCATTGAATCTCTGGATGCCAATTACCAGGATATTATCAAGCTAAGATTTTTTGAGGAAAAAAGCATCAAGGAAATTGCAGAAGAATTGGGAATTTCCGTTGCCAATACTAAGGTAAGAGTGATGCGCGCCAAAAAAGTATTGGCCGAACTGTTGAAGAATAACGAGTTTGATGATCACTAATTATAGGTATTATTCTTACTGAAAATCTTAATTTTTCTTGCAACTATATTGTTGAATGAGTGATGAAATCTAAGCGTTTTGTTATTTTCCAATCCATTGATAGTCGAATTATCAATTTCATCAATTTCTCTGGTTGATGGTTTCCATTAA containing:
- a CDS encoding RNA polymerase sigma factor, with protein sequence MNDEQLFLLIQKAKEKDQKAQTKLINVFWVDVFSFVMKKVKDENDADEITVNVFSKVLSKLDMFDPHFQFKTWILTIAQNTVIDFWRKKNRENEDAVENLDEVKNQYAKSPEELLISEEEQKKIIKTIESLDANYQDIIKLRFFEEKSIKEIAEELGISVANTKVRVMRAKKVLAELLKNNEFDDH